The Actinomycetota bacterium genome has a window encoding:
- a CDS encoding 5-oxoprolinase subunit PxpA — MAKLIDLNADVGEGLPEEPERALLEVVSSASIACGFHAGDAATMRRTLALAKELGVRVGAHPSYPDRDNFGRMSMAMRPESLVDCIGEQVSMLQEAALETGMHISYLKPHGALYNDAAVDEAVARSVATAAALLGLPMMLLAGAPTLSRLPGDSPPVIAEGFLDRGYREDGTLVPRTETGALRSDPAVAAAQAVRLAPSVDSLCAHSDSPAAASLARAARAALEAAGFGIGP; from the coding sequence GTGGCCAAACTCATAGATCTAAACGCCGATGTCGGCGAAGGCCTCCCCGAAGAACCCGAGCGGGCACTCCTCGAGGTGGTCTCCTCGGCCAGCATCGCCTGCGGCTTCCACGCCGGCGACGCGGCGACCATGCGACGAACGCTGGCGCTGGCAAAGGAGCTCGGGGTCCGGGTGGGCGCCCACCCCTCCTACCCCGACCGGGACAACTTCGGGCGGATGTCGATGGCGATGCGGCCCGAGTCGCTCGTCGACTGCATCGGCGAGCAGGTCTCGATGCTGCAGGAGGCGGCGCTGGAAACCGGCATGCACATCTCCTACCTCAAACCCCACGGGGCGCTGTACAACGACGCTGCCGTCGACGAGGCGGTCGCCCGCTCGGTCGCTACCGCCGCCGCCCTGCTGGGGCTGCCGATGATGCTCCTGGCCGGCGCTCCCACCCTCTCCCGGCTGCCCGGAGACTCACCCCCGGTGATCGCGGAGGGCTTTCTCGACCGCGGCTACCGGGAGGACGGCACCTTGGTTCCCCGAACCGAGACCGGCGCCCTGAGATCCGATCCGGCCGTCGCCGCCGCACAGGCGGTACGGCTGGCGCCCTCGGTCGACTCGCTGTGCGCCCACTCCGACTCCCCGGCTGCGGCGAGCCTCGCCCGGGCCGCCCGGGCTGCATTGGAAGCCGCCGGCTTCGGGATAGGCCCATGA
- a CDS encoding carboxyltransferase domain-containing protein — protein sequence MSDEVPEFSVDDFGDRSFMVRFSAEPSAGLTAILAALAKAAAGLEGVLDACPGLTTVLVEARSDHRDAVRAALPALMAEVEPAEGTLHEIEVTYVGEDLEWVCEHLGLTSEALVALHSEPLYDVRLLGSPGFVYLSDVSPKIAVPRLSEPREMVPAGSVGIGGSQAGIYGRARPGGWRILGRTAEVPAIVPGDRVRFVPR from the coding sequence ATGAGCGACGAGGTGCCGGAGTTCAGCGTCGACGACTTCGGCGACCGCAGCTTTATGGTCCGCTTCTCAGCCGAACCGTCGGCCGGCCTGACCGCGATCCTGGCGGCCCTGGCAAAGGCGGCGGCCGGTCTGGAGGGGGTGCTGGATGCCTGCCCCGGGCTGACCACCGTGCTGGTGGAGGCGCGTAGTGACCACCGGGACGCCGTCCGGGCCGCCCTTCCTGCACTCATGGCCGAGGTGGAGCCGGCGGAGGGCACCCTGCACGAGATCGAGGTGACCTACGTCGGAGAGGACCTCGAATGGGTTTGCGAACACCTCGGCCTGACCTCCGAAGCCCTGGTGGCCCTCCACTCGGAACCGCTCTACGACGTGAGGCTGCTCGGCTCCCCCGGCTTCGTCTACCTGTCGGACGTGTCGCCGAAGATCGCCGTACCCAGGCTGTCCGAGCCCCGGGAGATGGTTCCGGCGGGCTCGGTCGGCATCGGGGGCAGCCAGGCCGGCATCTACGGCCGGGCGCGGCCCGGGGGGTGGCGCATTCTCGGACGGACGGCGGAGGTGCCGGCGATCGTCCCCGGGGACCGGGTCAGGTTCGTCCCGCGGTGA